A stretch of the Prochlorococcus marinus str. MIT 0918 genome encodes the following:
- a CDS encoding DUF6816 family protein: MKISFLYKLVLKVIILSLLCTFNFFITAPVDALIEDSHNISLVTRQSEWPEWKLPGPFKRSALKKDIVYPPWFNGFWIVKSIDVNQTETQPIEYQAKFQINNSQELVGERSFNAMSLGKAILGDKILYVKDDPISPNRQLAKFEDQEFLETKVIGRNQSLDNASVFFVDELVLQVFHSLDVSRVKQVETLSKYQLCNSSFAISEDFSDYKICGEQWQAIYPAPGERLASQPLKTRHYKLILDRG, encoded by the coding sequence ATGAAGATCTCTTTTTTATATAAGTTGGTTTTAAAGGTAATTATCCTTTCGCTTCTATGTACATTTAACTTCTTTATAACTGCTCCTGTTGATGCTTTGATAGAAGATTCTCACAATATATCTTTAGTAACTCGACAAAGTGAATGGCCCGAATGGAAGCTCCCTGGACCTTTTAAACGCTCAGCTTTGAAAAAAGATATTGTTTATCCACCCTGGTTTAATGGCTTTTGGATAGTAAAAAGTATAGATGTCAACCAAACAGAAACTCAGCCCATTGAATATCAAGCTAAATTTCAAATAAATAATTCTCAAGAGTTAGTTGGGGAACGTTCTTTTAATGCGATGTCTTTAGGAAAAGCAATTTTAGGGGACAAAATTTTGTATGTAAAAGATGATCCAATCTCTCCCAATCGGCAGTTAGCAAAATTTGAAGATCAAGAGTTCCTTGAAACAAAAGTAATAGGTCGTAATCAATCCTTAGATAATGCATCGGTTTTTTTTGTAGATGAATTGGTTTTACAGGTTTTTCATTCTTTAGACGTTTCAAGAGTTAAACAGGTAGAAACCTTGTCTAAATACCAATTATGTAATTCATCATTTGCTATTTCTGAAGATTTCTCTGACTATAAAATTTGTGGGGAACAATGGCAGGCCATTTATCCTGCTCCAGGAGAGAGGTTGGCCTCTCAACCATTAAAAACTAGGCATTACAAATTAATTTTAGATAGGGGGTAG
- a CDS encoding DegT/DnrJ/EryC1/StrS family aminotransferase: MNISQISWEAELDVDLINASLQEALKTKKLFRYQFKDSNSPVNQLETLICKYTKSKFSLGVSSATNAIFLALKSVGVNSNSKVLIPAFTFTAVPSSVIQCGAEPVLVDITKEYVIDLNDLELKILSSGAKYLLLSHMRGHLCDMNKVMKICKNHSITLVEDAAHALGVKWNGKHAGTFGIAGIYSLQSYKVINSGEGGILVTNDPNVFWKSVFMSGSYENNYILHSSKDIDIADQYKNKLPVFNVRMNNLTASLAIPQIQIIESRIDHINQNYNIFKKALSNNSLISFPLDFPEIRPVRDSAQFRIKINSNDRIKLKQKLVKSGIPISYFGGTNNTNARLYQNWKFIDTSNSNLPNTINNLSEVYDLRLPIHFSREAIQTIARTILDQINLSNYPI, translated from the coding sequence ATGAATATTTCACAAATTTCATGGGAAGCTGAATTAGATGTAGATCTGATCAATGCTTCACTACAAGAAGCACTAAAGACTAAAAAACTTTTTAGGTATCAATTTAAAGATTCAAATAGCCCTGTAAATCAACTAGAAACTCTTATTTGTAAGTATACAAAATCCAAATTTTCTCTTGGTGTTTCATCTGCGACCAATGCGATTTTTTTAGCACTGAAATCCGTTGGAGTTAACTCTAATTCTAAAGTACTTATACCAGCATTCACATTTACTGCAGTGCCAAGCTCCGTTATTCAATGTGGGGCAGAGCCTGTTCTTGTAGACATCACAAAAGAATATGTAATTGATCTAAATGACCTCGAATTAAAAATATTATCTTCAGGAGCAAAGTATCTTTTGTTATCTCATATGCGAGGACACTTATGTGATATGAATAAAGTAATGAAAATCTGTAAGAATCATTCAATAACCTTAGTTGAAGATGCTGCTCATGCATTAGGGGTTAAATGGAATGGAAAACATGCTGGAACATTTGGAATAGCTGGAATTTATTCACTGCAATCATATAAAGTTATTAATTCTGGAGAGGGAGGGATTCTAGTAACTAATGATCCTAATGTTTTTTGGAAATCAGTTTTCATGTCTGGTTCATATGAAAACAACTATATACTCCACTCTTCTAAGGATATAGATATTGCTGATCAATATAAAAACAAACTTCCAGTATTTAATGTGCGAATGAATAACTTAACAGCATCTTTAGCTATTCCACAAATACAAATTATAGAGTCGAGAATAGATCATATAAATCAAAATTATAATATTTTTAAAAAAGCACTTTCTAATAATAGTTTAATTTCCTTTCCATTAGATTTCCCTGAAATAAGACCAGTCCGAGATTCTGCTCAATTTCGAATAAAAATTAATTCAAATGATAGGATAAAGCTGAAACAAAAACTAGTCAAATCTGGAATACCAATAAGTTATTTTGGGGGCACTAACAATACCAATGCTCGTTTATATCAAAATTGGAAATTTATAGATACAAGCAATTCTAACTTACCCAATACAATAAATAATTTATCAGAAGTTTATGATCTTCGATTGCCGATTCACTTCTCAAGAGAAGCTATTCAAACTATTGCAAGGACAATATTAGATCAAATAAATCTTAGCAACTATCCCATATAA
- a CDS encoding DUF4090 family protein has product MDFSGPDAIDKAIRSGLDLDGTPIPLEMLSLYREVMEKEGARKRSGVKKSMRNRIVRSGAKHFDKDILNQRLIDAGWEGLKSKEVDFFFG; this is encoded by the coding sequence ATGGATTTTTCAGGACCTGATGCAATTGATAAAGCTATTAGGTCAGGACTAGATCTTGACGGAACTCCGATTCCTTTGGAGATGCTCAGTCTTTACCGAGAAGTAATGGAAAAAGAAGGAGCTAGAAAAAGAAGTGGAGTTAAAAAATCAATGCGTAATCGAATTGTACGTTCTGGAGCTAAACATTTTGATAAAGACATTCTTAATCAGCGGCTTATCGACGCTGGTTGGGAAGGTTTAAAGTCTAAGGAAGTAGATTTCTTTTTTGGTTGA
- a CDS encoding fatty acid desaturase: protein MTDIPKMKDITDVVPAHCFSRQTSTSLAYLFQSLIIQGIVIAIGLAIPLNQAMIPIWILYALISGTTAMGFWVIAHECGHGAFSNNRTLETGIGYVLHSLLLVPYFSWQRSHAIHHRFTNHISDGETHVPMVIGGNGINEKTGGESELALSNALGKNAYGLMQLILHLGVGWPAYLLTGSTGGPKYGITNHFWPKKPFSRKLWSTNWEKKVWISDIGVALVLTVLFILIIQYGIAPLIAMYIGPLLVVNCWLVLYTWLHHTDTDVPHLSNSNFTFLRGAFLSIDRPYGKLLNFLHHHIGSSHVIHHISPTIPHYHAIEATIAIKKAFPKAYLYNPTPIHKALWNIACNCIAVQSEKNEGQYIWKNSYTKH, encoded by the coding sequence ATGACTGATATCCCAAAAATGAAAGATATTACGGATGTCGTGCCTGCCCACTGTTTCTCACGTCAGACATCAACTTCCTTGGCTTACCTTTTTCAATCATTAATAATCCAAGGAATTGTTATCGCTATAGGGCTAGCGATTCCATTAAATCAAGCAATGATACCTATTTGGATTCTCTATGCCTTGATTTCAGGTACTACAGCAATGGGATTCTGGGTTATTGCCCACGAATGTGGACACGGAGCCTTCTCGAACAATAGGACGTTGGAAACAGGTATTGGTTATGTGCTCCATTCATTGTTGCTTGTTCCCTACTTTTCTTGGCAACGGTCTCATGCCATACATCATCGCTTTACTAATCACATAAGTGATGGTGAGACTCACGTGCCAATGGTGATAGGAGGCAATGGCATTAATGAGAAAACTGGAGGGGAAAGCGAATTAGCCCTTTCAAATGCCCTAGGGAAAAACGCATATGGCCTTATGCAACTTATTTTACATCTTGGCGTTGGTTGGCCTGCCTATTTGCTGACTGGCAGTACAGGAGGCCCTAAATACGGCATTACGAACCACTTTTGGCCAAAGAAACCTTTCTCTAGAAAATTATGGTCTACCAATTGGGAAAAAAAGGTTTGGATATCTGATATTGGAGTAGCATTGGTCTTAACAGTACTTTTTATATTGATAATTCAATATGGGATAGCACCTTTAATAGCAATGTATATAGGTCCGTTATTAGTAGTGAATTGTTGGCTAGTGCTATATACCTGGCTTCATCATACTGATACAGATGTTCCACATTTATCTAACTCAAATTTCACTTTCTTGAGAGGTGCATTCCTATCAATTGATAGACCTTATGGAAAACTCCTGAATTTCCTACATCATCACATTGGCTCAAGTCACGTAATTCATCACATATCTCCGACAATTCCTCATTACCACGCTATAGAAGCAACTATTGCTATTAAAAAAGCTTTCCCTAAGGCCTATCTTTATAATCCAACTCCAATACATAAGGCCCTCTGGAATATTGCTTGCAATTGTATTGCTGTTCAGTCAGAAAAAAATGAAGGTCAATATATTTGGAAGAATTCGTACACAAAGCATTAA
- a CDS encoding DMT family transporter → MIGIVFALGAAFSWTYACYLWRYQTKYLSASQINITKNIIALIIFSPVILTFDFQPGFIEILILLLSGIIGIAIGDTFYIISLSKLGTRRTLTVEALSPIIAAIVGSFLLQEMLSLKMWIGVFIVSISLVGVALQKTKNNKYITSKKDKKEGFAFAILSVLCAVIAASLSRFVLKNSDLTPFQTTEIRLLGSIVALFPFIRNDLIGSIKRIPLQNKSRLLYATFLGTNIGILLQQNVFKLLPIGLGWTLLSTSPVIALFFARAEGEVLNWKTLVLTATTICGVGIVFI, encoded by the coding sequence TTGATTGGAATTGTTTTTGCTTTAGGAGCTGCTTTCTCCTGGACATATGCATGTTATTTATGGAGATACCAAACTAAATATTTATCCGCTTCACAGATAAACATAACAAAAAATATAATTGCGCTTATTATATTTTCACCAGTTATATTAACTTTTGATTTTCAACCTGGTTTTATAGAAATATTGATTCTTTTATTAAGTGGGATTATAGGAATTGCTATAGGGGATACTTTTTACATAATATCTTTATCGAAATTAGGTACACGTCGTACTCTTACAGTTGAAGCGCTTTCTCCAATCATTGCAGCGATAGTAGGGTCATTTCTTTTGCAAGAAATGCTTTCTTTAAAGATGTGGATAGGGGTCTTTATAGTAAGCATTTCTTTGGTAGGAGTAGCATTACAAAAAACAAAAAACAATAAATACATAACATCTAAAAAAGATAAAAAAGAAGGGTTTGCTTTTGCAATCCTTTCTGTATTATGTGCAGTAATTGCAGCTTCTTTATCAAGGTTTGTGTTGAAAAACTCTGATTTAACTCCATTTCAGACTACGGAAATTCGTTTGCTTGGAAGTATTGTTGCCCTCTTTCCTTTTATAAGAAATGACTTGATTGGTTCAATTAAAAGAATACCTTTACAAAACAAGTCTAGGCTTTTATATGCAACATTTTTAGGTACAAATATAGGGATATTGTTACAACAGAATGTCTTTAAATTACTGCCTATTGGATTAGGGTGGACTCTTTTAAGCACTTCACCTGTAATTGCACTTTTTTTTGCAAGAGCAGAAGGTGAGGTGCTTAATTGGAAAACTTTAGTATTAACTGCCACAACAATTTGTGGTGTCGGTATAGTATTTATATGA
- the folE gene encoding GTP cyclohydrolase I — MTSTASNENIKDDLQEKISCKLVSEIIRERIKSNGARFHANDNISDYILPGELDTLEKEVATRIRDLLKTLLIDIDNDHNTQETAERVSRMYINEVFKGRFYQQPKVTSFPNDKNLDEIYTVGPITVRSACSHHLVPILGDCWIGIKPGEKVIGLSKFARVADWVFSRPHIQEEAVMILADEIERLCEPKGLGIIVKAQHYCMKWRGVKEPDTSMINSVVRGDFRHDLSLKQEFFELVRQQSNAAKNY, encoded by the coding sequence ATGACTTCTACAGCATCGAATGAGAATATTAAAGATGATCTACAAGAAAAGATCTCCTGTAAATTAGTATCAGAAATAATTCGTGAGCGTATAAAGTCTAATGGTGCGAGGTTTCATGCAAATGACAATATTTCTGATTACATTTTACCAGGTGAACTAGATACTCTAGAGAAAGAGGTTGCAACTCGAATTAGAGATTTACTTAAAACTTTATTGATTGATATTGATAATGATCATAATACTCAAGAAACGGCAGAAAGAGTATCAAGAATGTATATCAATGAAGTTTTTAAGGGTAGATTTTATCAACAACCTAAAGTTACCAGTTTTCCAAATGATAAGAATTTAGATGAAATATATACGGTTGGCCCGATTACAGTTCGATCTGCATGTTCTCATCATTTAGTACCAATTTTAGGTGATTGTTGGATTGGGATTAAACCAGGTGAAAAAGTGATTGGTCTTTCAAAGTTTGCAAGAGTAGCGGATTGGGTTTTTTCTAGGCCTCATATTCAAGAAGAAGCTGTAATGATCCTTGCGGATGAAATAGAACGCCTTTGTGAACCTAAAGGCTTAGGAATTATTGTTAAGGCCCAACATTATTGTATGAAATGGAGAGGTGTGAAAGAGCCAGACACTAGCATGATCAACTCAGTTGTTAGAGGAGATTTTCGTCATGATTTAAGCTTGAAGCAGGAGTTCTTTGAACTTGTTAGACAGCAATCAAATGCTGCCAAGAATTATTAG
- a CDS encoding gamma-glutamyltransferase family protein, translating into MKTHTKLELVLLFTLPLPLIAQVNWNAPESIDVKNVKVSTASGQAVVVTANQFASNAALKALEKGGTAMDAVISAQTVLAVVEPQSSGLGGGSFLLYWDQAKKVLFALDGREAASAQVEEDMWMTSDKKTVPWLQATKSLSAIGVPGTTALLWEGHQQFGRLPWEVNFQTSIQIAKEGFIPSPRLLRSISLAKALGIKHSHAFKSLYLPNGSLPTQTIPFRNHALASTLSRLAKGGIKEFYRGEVANRLISDLKLQQKNKKSEQTITHQDLAKYKVQKRTPICRKYRSWEICSFPPPSGGGVAVLQALGTYEILSKESRSKETVNRWHFLAESLRFADADRSHWIGDPIDLPVPLKGLLADNYIKARANVIQRESTTFRPSPGEPKGSESLDLASQPRTAGGGTTHMVVVDMDGNVASYTSSVETVFGSRYLSGGMILNNQLTDFSFLSNISGKPIANRIRPNKRPMSSMSPVIVFRNNSPVLAIGSPGGWLIPHYITNALISALDLQLSPKEVVSQKLLSVRPNYTVLEKNGNWSKNHNNIHEGLKNLGHTIKYNNFSSGLAIIKWHKGRWHGAADPRREGKALSLQFKKKP; encoded by the coding sequence TTGAAAACGCACACAAAATTAGAGCTGGTTCTCCTTTTTACGCTTCCTCTACCGCTCATTGCACAAGTTAACTGGAATGCACCAGAGAGTATTGATGTAAAAAATGTCAAAGTATCAACTGCAAGCGGGCAGGCTGTAGTTGTAACTGCCAATCAATTCGCCAGCAATGCAGCCCTTAAGGCCTTGGAGAAAGGTGGTACCGCCATGGATGCGGTTATCTCCGCTCAGACAGTACTTGCTGTCGTTGAGCCACAAAGCTCAGGTTTAGGTGGTGGGTCTTTTCTTTTGTATTGGGATCAAGCAAAAAAAGTTTTATTCGCTCTTGATGGAAGAGAGGCTGCCTCAGCTCAAGTCGAAGAAGACATGTGGATGACATCTGATAAGAAAACAGTCCCATGGCTGCAGGCTACAAAAAGTCTCTCCGCAATAGGAGTCCCAGGGACAACAGCATTACTCTGGGAAGGACACCAACAATTTGGGCGTTTACCATGGGAAGTTAATTTCCAAACAAGTATTCAGATTGCCAAGGAGGGATTCATTCCAAGTCCTCGCTTACTGAGATCAATCTCTTTGGCAAAGGCATTAGGAATCAAGCATAGTCATGCTTTTAAATCTCTTTATCTCCCTAATGGCTCTCTCCCAACACAAACGATTCCATTTCGCAACCATGCATTAGCATCAACCTTAAGCCGCCTTGCAAAGGGAGGCATAAAAGAATTTTATCGTGGAGAAGTAGCCAATAGACTTATATCTGACCTCAAACTCCAACAGAAAAACAAGAAATCAGAACAGACAATCACTCATCAAGATTTAGCAAAGTATAAAGTCCAAAAACGTACTCCTATATGTCGTAAATACAGATCTTGGGAAATTTGTTCTTTCCCCCCTCCAAGTGGAGGAGGTGTCGCTGTATTACAAGCTCTTGGAACATATGAGATCCTCTCTAAAGAAAGCAGGTCAAAAGAAACGGTAAACCGTTGGCATTTTCTAGCCGAGTCTTTAAGGTTTGCAGATGCTGATCGTTCTCATTGGATAGGAGACCCAATTGATTTACCAGTACCTCTCAAGGGATTATTAGCAGACAACTATATAAAGGCAAGGGCAAACGTTATCCAAAGAGAATCTACAACATTTCGTCCTTCCCCAGGGGAACCAAAAGGTAGTGAATCATTGGATTTAGCAAGTCAACCACGGACTGCTGGTGGAGGAACGACTCACATGGTAGTAGTTGATATGGATGGGAACGTCGCCTCCTACACAAGCTCAGTTGAAACCGTCTTCGGAAGCAGGTATTTATCTGGGGGTATGATCTTAAACAACCAACTTACAGACTTCTCATTCTTATCAAATATCTCAGGGAAACCAATTGCCAATCGAATTCGCCCCAACAAGCGTCCTATGAGTTCTATGTCTCCAGTTATAGTATTTCGTAATAATAGTCCGGTTTTGGCCATTGGGTCACCAGGTGGCTGGCTGATCCCCCATTACATAACAAATGCATTAATTAGCGCACTAGATTTACAACTTTCCCCAAAAGAAGTAGTTAGCCAAAAGTTGTTATCTGTCCGGCCTAATTACACTGTGCTTGAAAAAAATGGTAACTGGTCAAAAAACCATAACAATATCCATGAAGGTCTAAAAAATCTTGGCCACACAATTAAATATAATAATTTTAGCAGTGGGCTAGCTATAATCAAATGGCATAAAGGAAGATGGCATGGTGCAGCTGATCCAAGAAGAGAAGGGAAAGCACTCAGCTTGCAATTCAAGAAAAAGCCTTGA
- a CDS encoding protein adenylyltransferase SelO, which translates to MENLFEPSTTKTFTEFSQRADYSLMDSLLADPKATDHGQDHHPRQVFSGHYVPVTPTAIPSPEYISHSKSLFNELGLSHELALDEQFRRLFSGDITVAQNPMRPVGWATGYALSIYGTEYIEQCPFGTGNGYGDGRAISVFEGLFNGKRWEMQLKGGGPTPYCRGADGRAVLRSSVREFLAQDYMQALGVPTTRSLTLYVSRSETVRRPWYSQTSNSIDPDILVDNPAAITTRVAPSFLRVGQIELFARRIRSKTHHNALNELMMIVKHLIKRNYEQEIDPSLTFSDQVVELAQLFRERLISLVANWIRIGYCQGNFNSDNCAAGGFTLDYGPFGFCELFDPKFQPWTGGGEHFAFFNQPAAAEANYQMFWASIRPLLSHDNEAMGRLDQLRDGFAEAMSQKMEAMWANKLGLINHDTTLVNELLQLMILSKVDYTIFFRKLSHIPNQFTALKESFYLPCSEQVEAQWNSWLQRWRDRLKTCGDLKVISSKMKRINPKYTWREWLIVPAYKKAEEGDYSLIKELQDVFKNPYDEQSSELDKKYNRLKPKEFFNTGGVSHYSCSS; encoded by the coding sequence ATGGAAAACCTATTCGAACCATCAACAACAAAAACTTTCACTGAGTTTTCACAAAGAGCTGACTATTCACTCATGGATTCACTCCTAGCAGACCCTAAAGCAACCGACCATGGACAAGATCACCACCCTCGCCAAGTATTCTCCGGTCATTATGTACCAGTAACTCCCACTGCAATTCCGTCCCCAGAATACATCTCACACAGCAAATCCTTATTCAACGAACTGGGACTTAGCCATGAGCTTGCCCTTGACGAACAATTCCGCCGTCTCTTTTCAGGCGATATCACCGTGGCACAAAATCCAATGCGTCCAGTTGGGTGGGCGACTGGTTATGCGCTATCGATCTATGGCACAGAATATATAGAGCAATGTCCTTTTGGAACTGGCAACGGTTACGGTGATGGCCGAGCAATTTCTGTTTTCGAAGGCCTCTTTAATGGAAAACGCTGGGAGATGCAACTTAAAGGCGGAGGGCCGACACCCTACTGCCGTGGAGCCGATGGACGGGCCGTTCTTCGTTCCAGTGTGCGCGAGTTTCTTGCTCAAGACTATATGCAAGCCCTAGGTGTTCCTACTACACGCTCTCTGACGCTATATGTCTCCCGATCCGAAACTGTACGCAGACCTTGGTACTCACAAACCTCTAATTCAATCGACCCCGACATCCTCGTGGACAACCCTGCAGCGATCACAACACGCGTGGCACCATCTTTTCTACGTGTCGGTCAGATTGAGCTATTCGCTCGTCGAATACGCAGTAAGACACATCATAATGCGCTGAACGAGCTGATGATGATCGTGAAGCACCTGATCAAACGGAACTACGAGCAAGAGATTGATCCAAGTCTTACCTTTAGTGATCAAGTGGTAGAACTAGCCCAATTATTTCGTGAACGACTTATTTCACTCGTAGCCAATTGGATACGTATTGGCTACTGCCAGGGTAATTTTAACAGTGATAATTGCGCCGCTGGTGGCTTCACGCTGGACTACGGCCCCTTTGGGTTCTGCGAACTCTTCGACCCTAAGTTTCAACCCTGGACAGGAGGCGGTGAGCATTTCGCATTCTTCAATCAACCGGCTGCTGCCGAAGCCAATTATCAGATGTTCTGGGCATCTATCCGCCCCTTGCTCAGCCATGACAATGAAGCTATGGGGAGACTAGATCAACTTCGAGATGGCTTCGCAGAAGCTATGAGTCAGAAGATGGAGGCTATGTGGGCAAACAAACTCGGACTAATCAACCATGACACAACTCTAGTGAACGAGTTGCTACAGCTAATGATTCTATCAAAGGTGGACTACACAATCTTTTTCCGAAAGCTGTCTCACATTCCAAACCAATTCACAGCCTTGAAAGAAAGTTTCTACCTTCCCTGCTCAGAGCAAGTTGAGGCACAGTGGAATAGCTGGCTACAACGGTGGCGGGATCGCCTCAAAACCTGCGGTGATCTCAAAGTGATATCTTCAAAGATGAAACGCATCAACCCCAAATACACCTGGCGTGAATGGCTTATCGTACCAGCTTATAAGAAGGCTGAGGAAGGTGATTATAGTCTTATCAAAGAACTACAGGATGTATTCAAAAACCCCTATGACGAACAATCATCAGAACTGGATAAGAAGTACAATCGCCTAAAGCCCAAGGAATTCTTCAATACTGGAGGCGTATCCCACTACAGCTGTTCATCTTGA